The following DNA comes from Bradyrhizobium sp. SK17.
CGAATGACCACATCGATCCTGGCGACCACGTAACCGTCCGGTAGAGCCGGGAGAGATCCGATCTCGATCGCGCCTTCCGGAATATCGATGATGCGATCCTCGATCTCGACATAGAAATGATGGTGGTCGCCCACATCGGTATCGAAATAGGTCTGGTCGCCGTTCACGGCGATGCGGCGCAGCAGGCCCGCATCCGCAAGCTGGTTGAGCGTATTGTAGATCGTGGCGAGTGACACCCGGATGCCGGCGGCGGCGGCCTCCCAGCAAAGTCCGCCCGCCGTCATATGCCGATGGCCCTCCCCGAACAGCAGACCGGCGATCGCCAGGCGTTGGCGCGTTGGGCGCAGCGACGCCAGTTCGAGCAAGGCGTGAACGTCCCTGCTCTCCGCAGCAAGAGACCGGACATGGCCGTGCTGCGGATGTCGGGCCACGGAATTCATCAAGCCAGAGTGTTCGAGCATGGGGACCATCATCAGGATGCGTTGCAACGACCTTAATGCTATTAAGAAGCATTCGCAACAACGAATATTGTCCTAGATTTTGTACGCTGCCCTGAACCAAAGGATTTGGCTTCCGCAAGGTGTCCGCCTTCCTCACCGCGGGCCGATGCCGCTGAGGAGATTGTTCGAGATGCGGAAATGCACGACGCAGCGAATAGCGCCGGCCGCAAGGTCGGCGAGTTGCGCCGCGGGCTACCAACCGACGGGCTTGACGAGACCAACCCGCTGTCACGCACCACGGAACGTCCGCAGCCGACGCGAGGTCGACACCGACTGCGGCGAGCTATCGACGGGCCCGCGCGGTTACACGGGGATAACTTCGATCACCCCTCTTCGCGCTTGCCCCACCGGCCATCCGCGCCTATAGCTCTGGCTTTAATGACCCCATCATTGAAATCGACTTTTGTCCTTGGTCACCGGCATCTGCTGGGCATCGAGGGCCTTTCCGCCGACGACATCACGGGCCTGCTCGACCTCTCCGAGGAGTATGTCGAGCTCAACCGCCAGGTCGACAAGAAACGCGCCAGTCTGCGCGGCCGCACCCAGGTCAATCTGTTCTTCGAGGCCTCGACCCGGACCCAGTCCTCGTTCGAGATCGCCGGAAAACGGCTCGGCGCCGACGTCATGAACATGTCGGTGTCGTCGATGTCGACCCGCAAGGGCGAGACCTTGATGGACACCGCGGTGACGCTGAACGCGATGCACCCGGACATCCTGGTGGTGCGCCATCACGCCTCCGGCGCAGTCGAACTGCTGGCGCGCAAGGTTGACGGTTCCGTGATCAATGCCGGCGACGGCAGCCACGAGCACCCGACCCAGGCGCTGCTTGATGCGCTGACCATCCGCCGCAACAAGGGAAGGCTCGAAGGGCTCGTGATCGCGATCTGCGGCGACGTGCTGCATTCCCGCGTGGCGCGCTCCAACATCTTCCTGCTCAACACCATGGGCGCCCGCGTCCGCGTGGTCGCCCCCTCCACCCT
Coding sequences within:
- a CDS encoding aspartate carbamoyltransferase catalytic subunit → MTPSLKSTFVLGHRHLLGIEGLSADDITGLLDLSEEYVELNRQVDKKRASLRGRTQVNLFFEASTRTQSSFEIAGKRLGADVMNMSVSSMSTRKGETLMDTAVTLNAMHPDILVVRHHASGAVELLARKVDGSVINAGDGSHEHPTQALLDALTIRRNKGRLEGLVIAICGDVLHSRVARSNIFLLNTMGARVRVVAPSTLLPPGIERMGVEVARDMREGLNGADIVMMLRLQRERMNGSFVPSSGEYFHYFGLDQKKLGYAKPDALVMHPGPMNRGVEIDTFVADGAQSLIREQVEMGVAVRMAVLEALARNLPNA
- the irrA gene encoding iron response transcriptional regulator IrrA, with the protein product MQRILMMVPMLEHSGLMNSVARHPQHGHVRSLAAESRDVHALLELASLRPTRQRLAIAGLLFGEGHRHMTAGGLCWEAAAAGIRVSLATIYNTLNQLADAGLLRRIAVNGDQTYFDTDVGDHHHFYVEIEDRIIDIPEGAIEIGSLPALPDGYVVARIDVVIRLRRTGEAAGDVGAKGGIAPGPCAHPDAPPRSAE